A genomic stretch from Desulfotignum balticum DSM 7044 includes:
- a CDS encoding phage integrase N-terminal SAM-like domain-containing protein codes for MSNLIKRFKEDLHLAGYAERSIQSYTSTVLKLQRFYNKPLEDISEEQLRQYWLCCQSEFGWSAATLRIRYSGIQHFFRKTLVREWNIFNDIKMS; via the coding sequence ATGAGCAATTTAATCAAACGTTTTAAAGAAGATCTCCATTTAGCCGGTTATGCTGAGCGAAGCATTCAATCCTATACCAGCACGGTTTTAAAACTACAGCGCTTTTACAATAAGCCATTAGAAGATATCAGCGAAGAGCAGCTTCGTCAATACTGGCTTTGTTGTCAAAGTGAATTTGGCTGGAGCGCCGCAACACTGCGCATCCGTTACTCCGGCATACAACATTTTTTCAGAAAGACCCTTGTGCGTGAATGGAATATTTTCAACGACATCAAAATGAGTTGA
- a CDS encoding M20 metallopeptidase family protein yields MTDPALTEVVEELVPQMARFRQDLHRNPEPAFKEQATSEAVKTLLREADVPMVPLEGTGVLGILEGRGQGPGGCTALRADMDALPVEEKTGLSYASTVPGMMHACGHDGNTAALAGAARILSCLRHRFSGTVKFIFQPGEESLEGAKILIDQGVLESPKVDRIFACHGWPDLPVGKIGIYQGNYMAMAGKFNLTLTAPGAHGGYPHQGRDTVLAAADLIQRLNCIVSREINALDQAVFSVCTVNGGTAFNVMPGKVSLSGTYRCLDFGVADRLKAAVERVTRGVAQANDCKADLTFEDLVPVLSNSPSGVGSVQQAARAVLPPDTLEMLDRPCMGSEDFALYLSKVGDGAFIRVGVTPAGQDRPAPLHSDRFDYNDGALPGAMTLLAGIVITLHGPTPKKD; encoded by the coding sequence ATGACAGACCCAGCGCTGACGGAGGTGGTCGAAGAACTGGTCCCCCAAATGGCCCGGTTCAGGCAGGACCTGCACCGGAATCCCGAACCTGCATTCAAAGAACAGGCAACTTCGGAAGCGGTCAAGACCCTTTTAAGGGAGGCTGACGTTCCCATGGTTCCCCTGGAAGGGACAGGCGTTCTGGGCATTCTTGAAGGCCGGGGACAAGGCCCGGGCGGCTGTACAGCCCTAAGGGCGGACATGGATGCCCTGCCCGTGGAAGAGAAGACCGGGCTTTCCTACGCCTCGACTGTGCCGGGAATGATGCACGCCTGCGGCCACGACGGCAATACCGCTGCCCTGGCCGGGGCCGCACGGATACTTTCCTGCCTGCGCCACCGTTTTAGCGGCACAGTGAAATTTATTTTTCAGCCCGGAGAGGAGTCTCTGGAAGGTGCAAAAATCCTGATTGATCAAGGAGTGCTTGAAAGCCCAAAAGTGGACAGAATCTTTGCCTGCCACGGCTGGCCCGATCTGCCTGTGGGCAAGATCGGCATTTATCAGGGCAACTACATGGCCATGGCCGGAAAATTCAATCTTACCCTGACCGCTCCGGGAGCCCACGGCGGCTACCCGCACCAGGGAAGGGACACGGTTCTGGCGGCTGCTGACCTGATCCAGCGTCTCAACTGCATTGTCAGCCGGGAAATCAACGCCCTGGACCAGGCTGTCTTTTCAGTCTGCACGGTCAACGGCGGCACTGCCTTCAACGTGATGCCGGGCAAGGTCAGTTTGAGCGGGACATACCGCTGCCTGGATTTCGGCGTGGCAGACCGGCTCAAAGCCGCAGTTGAACGGGTGACCCGTGGCGTGGCCCAGGCCAATGACTGCAAGGCAGACTTGACATTTGAGGACCTTGTCCCGGTGTTATCCAATTCCCCTTCCGGAGTCGGGTCTGTGCAGCAGGCAGCCAGGGCTGTGCTGCCGCCGGATACCCTTGAGATGTTGGACAGGCCCTGTATGGGTTCCGAAGATTTTGCCCTGTACCTGTCTAAGGTGGGAGACGGCGCATTCATCCGGGTAGGGGTGACCCCCGCCGGCCAGGACAGGCCGGCGCCTCTCCATTCGGACCGCTTCGATTACAATGACGGAGCACTGCCGGGGGCCATGACTCTGCTGGCCGGTATTGTCATAACCCTTCACGGCCCTACCCCTAAAAAGGACTGA
- a CDS encoding GNAT family N-acetyltransferase, whose product MIRPFNRTDLHTLHRMICETIEASYSGVYPPRAVGFFKEHHSERKIVERSSAGKILVLISERDDCILATGALIGSDITGVFVRHAHQRQGYGEAIMNRLEQMAKENGISKLTLSISLPSRQFYERLGYKVLDERVINVGEGEFLKYWSGEKALNPQSEHKVGMETVETVRTAKDIAELDELLWRVLWRPIGLPSDIRNNFSINGEKIELAVKEKGQIVGGLVAVWTSEKEIELRHLAVNPDCQREGIGQSLVAKLFSVASAKPLHRVHTIARNASVSFFRKIGFQTASGTPPEHPIFMKHGITFELMEKIVGQDGELDVAARRQLP is encoded by the coding sequence ATGATTCGTCCATTCAATAGGACTGATTTGCATACTCTTCATCGCATGATTTGTGAGACTATTGAAGCTTCATATTCGGGTGTGTATCCACCTCGTGCGGTGGGATTCTTTAAAGAGCACCATTCGGAGAGGAAGATTGTCGAGCGGAGCTCAGCCGGAAAGATACTGGTTCTCATATCTGAACGCGATGACTGTATTCTGGCAACTGGTGCATTGATTGGCTCCGATATAACAGGCGTTTTTGTGCGCCATGCTCATCAGCGGCAAGGCTATGGGGAAGCCATAATGAATCGTCTTGAACAAATGGCGAAGGAGAATGGAATCTCAAAATTAACCCTGAGTATATCTTTGCCATCAAGGCAGTTCTACGAACGTCTCGGCTATAAAGTTCTTGACGAGCGCGTTATTAATGTTGGTGAAGGAGAGTTCTTAAAGTATTGGTCTGGAGAGAAAGCGCTTAATCCACAAAGCGAACATAAGGTTGGTATGGAAACTGTCGAGACAGTAAGAACCGCAAAGGACATAGCAGAGCTTGACGAACTTCTCTGGCGCGTTCTCTGGCGGCCCATTGGCCTGCCCAGTGACATTCGGAATAACTTCAGTATTAATGGGGAGAAGATTGAGTTGGCGGTGAAAGAGAAAGGACAGATTGTTGGCGGATTGGTTGCGGTATGGACATCCGAAAAAGAGATTGAACTGAGACATCTGGCGGTCAATCCTGACTGTCAAAGGGAAGGCATAGGCCAAAGCCTTGTTGCCAAGTTATTCAGTGTCGCGTCGGCCAAGCCGCTTCATCGCGTCCATACCATCGCTCGAAATGCGTCAGTCAGTTTCTTCCGCAAAATTGGCTTTCAAACAGCATCAGGTACACCACCCGAACATCCGATATTTATGAAACATGGTATAACTTTTGAATTAATGGAAAAGATTGTCGGACAAGACGGTGAACTGGACGTCGCTGCGCGGCGCCAGTTACCTTGA
- a CDS encoding tripartite tricarboxylate transporter permease: MLHELLTGFHMVMTFGNVFAIFLGVAFGVFMGAVPGLTGTMGIALIIPLTYSLSPITAFCALLGTYKGCLFGGAIPAILINTPGAPAAAVTVFDGFPLAQKGQAGQAMDIALWASVIADAFATICLIFLAVFLARISLKFGPPEYASLIVFSLCIVAGVSGDSMLKGIIAAVLGFLLGTVGLDPMISTPRFTFGFVTLFNGINMMVLMIGLFALSEVLVQSEKKGSDSRNLADAGKDRASWADIKRCLPTIFRGGVIGVLIGAIPGLGATPAAFLTYTETKRVSKHPEKFGHGAIEGVAASESGNNATCGGALIPLMALGIPGDVTTAVLLGAFLIHGLTPGPALFKENLSLVYSIFAALLIAIFFLPLVGRQFIRLFSLIAKVPNSIIYPVTTVLCTVGVFGFNSSYTDLWLMLFFGVMAYFMRKLGFPLAPMLIAFILEPIGERAIRQSLTLSRGSLDIFITRPISLVFLVLALISVIVLVRMKTRKSKENK, from the coding sequence ATGCTTCACGAACTTTTAACCGGTTTCCATATGGTTATGACCTTTGGAAACGTCTTTGCCATTTTTCTGGGTGTGGCCTTTGGGGTCTTTATGGGAGCCGTGCCCGGCCTGACCGGCACCATGGGCATTGCGCTGATCATCCCGCTGACCTACAGCCTGTCGCCCATCACCGCCTTTTGCGCGCTTCTCGGTACCTACAAGGGCTGTCTTTTCGGAGGAGCCATCCCGGCCATCCTCATTAATACACCGGGGGCCCCGGCAGCAGCGGTCACGGTTTTTGACGGTTTCCCCCTTGCCCAGAAAGGCCAGGCCGGCCAGGCCATGGACATCGCCCTGTGGGCCTCGGTGATCGCAGATGCATTTGCCACGATCTGCCTGATTTTTTTGGCGGTATTTCTGGCCAGAATCTCTCTGAAATTCGGTCCGCCCGAATATGCCTCTCTCATTGTATTTTCCCTGTGCATTGTGGCCGGCGTGTCCGGAGATTCCATGCTCAAAGGGATTATCGCGGCAGTTCTGGGATTTCTGCTGGGCACGGTCGGACTGGATCCCATGATCTCCACCCCGAGATTCACCTTTGGCTTTGTCACCCTGTTCAACGGCATTAACATGATGGTGCTCATGATCGGACTGTTTGCCCTGTCAGAGGTCCTGGTCCAGTCCGAAAAAAAGGGATCTGACAGCCGGAACCTGGCGGATGCGGGAAAGGACAGGGCTTCATGGGCTGACATCAAACGCTGCCTTCCCACCATTTTCCGGGGTGGGGTCATCGGGGTGCTGATCGGCGCGATTCCGGGCCTTGGGGCCACACCCGCCGCCTTTCTGACCTATACGGAGACCAAACGGGTTTCCAAGCATCCTGAAAAGTTCGGCCACGGCGCCATTGAAGGGGTGGCAGCCTCGGAATCCGGCAACAACGCCACCTGCGGTGGTGCCCTGATCCCTCTGATGGCCCTGGGCATTCCGGGCGATGTGACCACCGCCGTTCTCCTGGGTGCCTTTCTCATTCACGGCCTGACCCCGGGACCTGCCCTGTTCAAGGAGAACCTCTCCCTGGTCTACAGTATTTTTGCCGCCCTTCTCATTGCCATCTTTTTCCTGCCCCTGGTGGGACGTCAGTTTATCAGACTGTTCTCCCTGATCGCCAAGGTGCCCAACTCCATTATCTACCCTGTGACCACCGTACTCTGCACCGTGGGTGTTTTCGGCTTCAACTCCAGCTACACGGATCTCTGGCTCATGCTCTTTTTCGGGGTGATGGCCTATTTTATGCGAAAGCTGGGATTTCCCCTGGCCCCGATGCTCATCGCCTTTATCCTTGAACCGATTGGAGAGCGGGCCATCCGCCAGAGCCTGACCCTGTCCAGGGGCAGCCTGGATATTTTTATCACCCGGCCCATTTCCCTGGTTTTCCTGGTCCTGGCCCTGATCTCCGTAATCGTTCTCGTCCGCATGAAAACCCGCAAGTCAAAGGAGAATAAATGA